One Pyrofollis japonicus DNA window includes the following coding sequences:
- a CDS encoding precorrin-2 dehydrogenase/sirohydrochlorin ferrochelatase family protein yields MRIPLWLEMRGRRVLVVGGGSVGTRRALMFLDAGAEVKVVAKEFSEKLREAAAKNNRLTLVEGDAGNKEFLRPLVEWADIVVVATDNELVNSRVWELAKKARKWVNDATSAERTEIVVPYSGEVYGGGLRVAVTSEGKTGVAARHALHRIIKCLEEDKELRMLYEAMRRLKPVLKKHVAVAKQRVPIYYEVEEQILPLIQQGASLEEVLETMANYLEKRLRQLGVEADKQHLLGELKQA; encoded by the coding sequence TTGCGCATACCACTATGGCTAGAGATGAGAGGTAGACGAGTCCTCGTCGTCGGCGGTGGAAGCGTTGGGACGCGGAGAGCTCTCATGTTCCTAGACGCTGGCGCAGAGGTAAAAGTAGTCGCCAAGGAGTTTAGCGAGAAGCTGCGAGAAGCCGCGGCGAAGAACAACCGGCTCACACTAGTAGAGGGAGACGCGGGCAACAAGGAGTTCCTGCGCCCCCTGGTTGAGTGGGCAGACATAGTCGTAGTAGCCACGGACAACGAGCTAGTCAACAGCAGGGTATGGGAGCTTGCCAAGAAGGCTAGGAAGTGGGTCAACGACGCCACCAGTGCCGAGAGGACAGAGATAGTGGTACCGTACAGCGGCGAGGTCTACGGCGGCGGGCTCCGCGTAGCAGTAACCAGCGAGGGCAAGACCGGGGTAGCTGCGCGCCACGCACTACACCGGATAATCAAGTGCCTCGAAGAGGACAAGGAGCTACGAATGCTCTACGAGGCAATGAGGCGGCTCAAGCCAGTCCTCAAGAAACACGTAGCAGTAGCGAAGCAGAGGGTGCCGATATACTACGAGGTTGAGGAGCAGATACTACCATTAATACAGCAAGGCGCATCCCTAGAAGAAGTGCTTGAGACGATGGCAAACTACTTGGAGAAGCGGCTGAGACAGCTAGGAGTAGAAGCCGATAAGCAGCACTTGCTGGGCGAGCTTAAACAAGCCTAG
- a CDS encoding methyltransferase domain-containing protein, giving the protein MGDNREPRELDAEELGRTIELLYDAFHTVESVGGSLSPFVPTQDYVEEPITVLLEAFLERAALSRPNPVFYEPGCGTAKITGRVAARGYYAVCLELDAELAKLAAKNTRSLLVDVVQGDLATFSPRRADVAYAYLLPRAVRMALEALEGRGTIMLSLDYPAEGDKGQLAVTELRIMHRGIYVYRA; this is encoded by the coding sequence TTGGGGGACAACCGGGAGCCAAGGGAGCTGGATGCGGAGGAGCTTGGCCGGACCATAGAGCTTCTCTACGACGCGTTCCACACCGTGGAGAGCGTTGGCGGCTCATTGTCGCCCTTCGTGCCGACCCAGGACTATGTCGAGGAGCCGATAACGGTGCTCCTCGAGGCGTTCCTGGAGAGGGCTGCGTTGTCTAGGCCTAATCCTGTGTTCTACGAGCCTGGCTGCGGCACGGCGAAGATAACGGGTAGGGTGGCGGCCCGGGGCTACTACGCTGTATGCCTAGAGCTTGACGCAGAGCTTGCAAAGCTGGCCGCGAAGAACACGAGGAGCCTCCTCGTAGACGTGGTACAGGGGGACTTGGCGACTTTTTCGCCCCGAAGGGCTGACGTGGCCTACGCCTACCTGTTGCCAAGGGCTGTGAGGATGGCGCTGGAGGCGCTGGAGGGCAGGGGCACGATCATGCTCAGCCTAGACTACCCGGCAGAGGGGGACAAAGGCCAACTAGCCGTAACAGAGCTACGCATAATGCACCGAGGAATATACGTGTACAGAGCCTAG
- a CDS encoding PIN domain-containing protein: MTIYDTSIVIDIAKKGETIDGSITSITLIEYPKIIFYRKFRGNVEFPIKEDYIVAHRLQLKLMEKGNPQQATDLLIAAIAIRLKEELVTRDKDFEVIAKAAKELGYNFRLKLVTTLD; this comes from the coding sequence TTGACTATATATGATACTAGCATAGTAATAGATATAGCTAAGAAGGGAGAAACCATAGACGGTAGTATAACATCAATTACGCTAATTGAGTACCCAAAGATAATCTTTTATAGGAAGTTTAGAGGCAACGTAGAGTTCCCAATAAAGGAAGATTATATTGTTGCTCATAGACTACAGTTAAAGCTTATGGAGAAAGGTAATCCGCAGCAAGCAACAGATCTACTCATAGCAGCTATAGCGATAAGACTTAAAGAAGAACTAGTCACCAGGGATAAGGACTTTGAAGTCATAGCGAAAGCTGCCAAAGAGCTTGGTTACAACTTTAGGCTCAAGCTGGTAACAACCTTAGACTGA
- a CDS encoding ATP-binding cassette domain-containing protein produces MMLIENLEVELGGFKLSIPRLEVGRREYLVVLGPSGVGKTVLVLTIAGIIRPRRGRIVIDGRDVTHLPPEERGIALVPQSYALFPHMTVYDNIAYGLRARKTPKNIVDEKVRAIAKHLGIEHLLDRKPATLSGGEQQRVALARALVVQPKLLLLDEPLSALDPALRLVGRNLLKQLHREIGFTAIHVTHNLPEALHLATRIAYMRHGTLHGVYKPKQFLETPYAKPYLEELAPLLGKEYGQSS; encoded by the coding sequence ATGATGCTCATAGAGAACCTGGAAGTAGAGCTAGGTGGGTTCAAGCTCAGCATACCCCGCCTAGAGGTGGGGAGGAGAGAATACCTTGTAGTACTAGGCCCCAGCGGTGTAGGCAAAACAGTCCTAGTACTAACCATAGCCGGGATAATCAGGCCGAGACGCGGCCGCATAGTCATAGACGGGCGCGACGTAACCCACCTACCCCCAGAGGAGAGGGGAATAGCCCTAGTCCCCCAGAGCTACGCGCTCTTCCCACACATGACCGTATACGATAACATAGCCTACGGGCTCAGGGCTAGAAAGACGCCCAAGAACATAGTGGATGAGAAAGTAAGGGCAATCGCGAAGCACCTGGGGATAGAGCACCTCCTCGACAGGAAGCCAGCAACGCTCAGCGGCGGAGAACAACAAAGAGTAGCACTCGCAAGGGCACTAGTAGTGCAGCCAAAGCTGCTCCTCCTAGACGAGCCCCTAAGCGCACTGGATCCCGCGCTGAGACTGGTCGGGCGAAACCTGCTCAAGCAACTCCACAGAGAGATAGGGTTCACAGCGATCCACGTAACTCATAACCTGCCAGAAGCACTCCACCTAGCAACAAGAATAGCCTACATGAGGCACGGAACACTACACGGAGTATATAAGCCAAAACAATTCCTCGAAACACCCTACGCGAAACCATACCTCGAAGAACTAGCACCACTACTCGGCAAAGAATATGGACAAAGCAGCTAG
- a CDS encoding ABC transporter permease translates to MSGTRAKPLIVIHALASLLVIFIALPVFSLFARLEPSVLREVLGETILAEQVRSAFRVTLEASLIAVAVLLAAGVPLAYVLARYEFSGKRVVETIVDLPFVMPHAVAGIMLLTAYGRNGVASPLVKSLGVWLEDSFAGVVAVMVFVSAPLLVDTVRAGIESIDPMTEAVARSLGATQLRVLLTITLPMSLRHIVAGALLAWARAVSEVGALLIVAYHPKTVNVLIIEVLNAYGLDYAVVISALLAALAIAVFVALRTVTQK, encoded by the coding sequence TTGTCAGGCACGAGGGCTAAGCCACTCATAGTTATCCATGCGCTCGCCTCACTGCTCGTGATCTTCATAGCCCTACCTGTCTTCTCGCTCTTTGCGCGCCTAGAGCCCTCTGTCCTCAGAGAAGTCCTGGGCGAAACTATTCTCGCGGAGCAGGTTAGGAGCGCGTTCCGTGTCACACTAGAGGCCTCCCTCATAGCCGTCGCAGTGCTCCTTGCAGCGGGCGTTCCCCTGGCCTATGTTCTCGCCAGGTACGAGTTCTCCGGGAAACGAGTAGTAGAGACAATAGTGGATCTTCCCTTCGTCATGCCCCACGCTGTTGCAGGGATAATGTTGTTAACGGCCTACGGTAGGAACGGAGTAGCATCACCCCTGGTCAAGAGCCTGGGTGTTTGGCTCGAGGACAGCTTCGCAGGAGTAGTAGCGGTAATGGTGTTCGTGTCCGCCCCCCTCCTGGTTGACACAGTAAGGGCAGGCATAGAGAGCATAGACCCGATGACAGAGGCTGTTGCCCGAAGCCTCGGGGCGACGCAGCTACGAGTACTCCTAACCATAACGCTGCCCATGAGCCTCCGCCACATAGTCGCGGGAGCACTACTCGCATGGGCGAGGGCTGTTAGCGAGGTAGGGGCACTCCTAATAGTAGCCTACCACCCCAAGACCGTGAATGTGCTGATAATAGAGGTGCTGAACGCCTACGGCCTAGACTATGCGGTAGTTATCTCGGCTCTGCTCGCAGCTCTTGCAATCGCGGTCTTCGTAGCACTTCGTACGGTGACGCAGAAATGA
- the wtpA gene encoding tungstate ABC transporter substrate-binding protein WtpA has protein sequence MGTRFGTALAAILVVVLVATLLLYESRDQWRLRKGGEIVVCNAGSLILPLQELAKGFEKKYGIRVLLEPSGSVLAVRKVTELGKNCDIVAVADYRLIPRMMVPDYADWYIAFASNSLVIVFTDKSRYAQEAMSSSGDLSVFRILARNGVRYGFSDPNLDPCGYRAVGVIGLASLETGNTSLLKSLIIDKIRGARYEVVNGTLHIYIPPSPEASGNLVIRPKSIDLISLLEAGSLDYAFEYSSVAVQHNLSYVELPPSINLADPGMASRYARVVVHIMAGTDKEKAIPMAPIIYGVTVPKNAEHHKEAILFVKYLLSEGRSVFEEMGQPFLEKPLGYGNLPEEIRGLVRHEG, from the coding sequence GTGGGCACGCGCTTCGGCACAGCCCTCGCCGCCATCCTAGTCGTTGTCCTCGTTGCCACGCTCCTCTTGTACGAGAGCAGAGATCAGTGGCGTCTCCGGAAGGGCGGCGAGATAGTTGTCTGTAACGCCGGGTCACTCATCTTGCCGCTCCAGGAGCTCGCCAAGGGCTTTGAGAAAAAGTATGGTATCCGCGTCCTCCTCGAGCCAAGCGGCAGTGTTCTCGCGGTCCGAAAGGTGACAGAGCTCGGCAAGAACTGCGACATCGTCGCAGTCGCAGATTATAGGCTCATTCCGCGCATGATGGTTCCAGACTACGCCGACTGGTACATCGCCTTTGCCTCAAATAGCCTCGTCATAGTGTTCACGGATAAGTCGCGCTACGCCCAGGAAGCAATGAGCAGCAGCGGCGACCTCTCAGTATTCCGTATTCTCGCGCGCAACGGTGTCCGCTACGGGTTCTCCGACCCCAACCTAGACCCGTGTGGCTATCGAGCAGTAGGCGTCATAGGCCTCGCCTCTCTCGAGACGGGGAACACGTCTCTCCTCAAGAGCTTGATCATAGACAAGATTAGGGGCGCCCGCTACGAGGTAGTCAACGGTACGCTCCACATCTATATCCCGCCCAGCCCCGAGGCATCCGGGAACCTCGTTATTAGGCCGAAGAGCATAGACCTTATCTCATTGCTTGAAGCAGGCAGCCTAGACTACGCGTTCGAGTACAGCAGCGTCGCAGTACAGCATAATCTGAGCTACGTGGAGCTACCGCCCAGTATAAACCTGGCAGACCCGGGTATGGCCTCTAGGTATGCACGAGTGGTTGTGCACATAATGGCTGGCACGGACAAGGAGAAGGCGATACCAATGGCCCCAATAATCTACGGCGTAACGGTCCCCAAGAACGCCGAGCACCACAAGGAAGCAATACTCTTCGTAAAGTACCTTCTCAGCGAGGGCCGCAGCGTCTTCGAGGAAATGGGGCAGCCATTCCTCGAGAAACCCCTCGGCTATGGCAACCTACCGGAGGAGATAAGAGGCCTTGTCAGGCACGAGGGCTAA
- a CDS encoding substrate-binding domain-containing protein, translated as MRRLRPRISVELVIGDQVVVDETTGKLLLLIDKCGSILCAARSLGLAYSRAWERINRVERLLGEKIVEVQRGGRRGGGARLTDRGKELLTVFLEAYRRVHGEPPSLPAQQALPAGSVVVYAGSHDVALSHLVGLARDVNVLVEAHWIGSVRGLAALVLGEADLAGLHVYDSASGEYNIGLVRSLAKGISMVLVKGYERLQGVITRHDMSLNEIAEGLLEGRLTLINREQGSGTRILLEYFLKKWAEEHGARFDPAQIRGWTREARTHVEVAEAVARGDADVGLGIQCVAEAYGLRFVPVAWERFDIVTTRHSLERNAVRILLEKFCSDEFMKVLQSLRGYRVPGDFCEKIKA; from the coding sequence TTGCGCAGGCTTAGGCCTAGGATAAGCGTTGAGCTAGTAATCGGGGACCAGGTAGTAGTTGACGAGACCACCGGGAAGCTCCTACTCCTCATAGACAAGTGTGGCTCGATTCTCTGTGCCGCCAGGAGTCTGGGCCTTGCCTACTCCAGGGCGTGGGAGCGCATAAACAGAGTGGAGAGACTCCTCGGGGAAAAGATCGTAGAGGTCCAGAGAGGCGGGAGGAGAGGCGGAGGAGCAAGGCTCACCGATAGAGGCAAAGAGCTTCTCACAGTGTTTCTCGAGGCCTACCGCCGCGTCCACGGTGAGCCACCGAGCCTTCCCGCCCAGCAAGCCCTCCCCGCAGGCAGTGTCGTTGTCTATGCTGGTAGCCATGACGTCGCCCTTAGCCACCTAGTAGGCCTGGCTAGGGACGTGAACGTGCTCGTAGAGGCCCACTGGATTGGCTCAGTGAGGGGTCTCGCGGCACTAGTCCTCGGCGAAGCAGACCTGGCAGGGCTCCACGTCTATGACTCTGCCTCGGGGGAGTATAATATTGGGCTTGTGAGGAGCCTTGCGAAAGGTATTAGCATGGTTCTCGTCAAGGGGTATGAGCGGCTCCAAGGAGTTATAACGAGGCACGATATGAGCCTCAACGAGATAGCTGAAGGCCTTCTCGAGGGCCGTCTTACACTTATCAATCGAGAACAGGGAAGTGGGACAAGGATCCTATTGGAGTATTTTCTGAAGAAGTGGGCAGAGGAGCACGGGGCCCGTTTCGACCCGGCCCAGATAAGGGGATGGACACGGGAGGCGAGAACCCATGTAGAGGTTGCTGAGGCTGTTGCGCGCGGAGACGCCGATGTGGGGCTCGGGATACAGTGCGTAGCAGAGGCCTACGGACTAAGATTCGTGCCGGTGGCCTGGGAGCGCTTCGATATAGTGACAACGAGGCATTCTTTGGAGAGAAATGCTGTAAGAATACTTCTCGAGAAGTTCTGCTCCGACGAGTTCATGAAAGTGCTTCAGAGTCTTCGGGGCTACCGGGTCCCTGGAGACTTCTGCGAGAAAATCAAAGCCTAG
- a CDS encoding phosphohexomutase domain-containing protein — translation MPRRLFGTAGIRMKYPGEFDAVLAYRLGLAAAKVVDGRGEAYVVHDTRTTGPLLTLAFMSGLMAGGVSAGYVGVAPTPVAAYAASRLGGSLGASVTASHNPPEYNGLKLYDSEGYEFTRDLEERVEELVETAEPGDWRVAKGFFHAEEAVSKYIGEMVSRLEPSRVKARPRVLVDPANGATYMVTPTVLRMLGARVVTVNSNPDGFFPGRSPEPRKDVLEPLLPFYRAASPDLILAHDGDGDRLAVLDPRAGFVRQDRLIAFYAALLLRERKGTVIVSIDTGRVVDVVAERLGGRVERYRLGKTHERLKQLGASNVVLAAEPWKLIDPRWGPWVDGVWQAALVTKTLIEEGKPLATLLDELGIPDYPWDRRSYLLEPTSLRDKVYEELVEELKRALGEPAKVLSIDGMRYEYDDGSWVLVRKSGTEPKLRVYSEAETRDRLREIVETVDKLVKNAVERHGGKIVEVTIG, via the coding sequence TTGCCTAGGAGGCTCTTCGGAACAGCTGGTATAAGGATGAAGTACCCCGGGGAGTTCGACGCTGTCCTCGCCTATAGGCTTGGCCTCGCGGCCGCAAAGGTTGTCGATGGGCGTGGCGAGGCCTACGTGGTCCACGATACTAGGACTACGGGGCCCCTGCTCACGTTGGCGTTCATGAGTGGCCTCATGGCTGGCGGCGTCTCGGCAGGCTACGTGGGCGTGGCCCCTACTCCTGTCGCGGCCTATGCTGCTAGTAGGCTCGGCGGCTCCCTCGGCGCCTCGGTTACGGCTAGCCATAATCCGCCAGAGTATAATGGGCTCAAGCTCTACGACAGCGAGGGCTACGAATTCACAAGGGACCTAGAGGAGAGAGTTGAAGAGCTCGTGGAGACGGCTGAGCCCGGTGATTGGCGGGTCGCCAAGGGCTTCTTCCACGCAGAGGAGGCTGTGAGCAAGTACATCGGGGAAATGGTTTCGAGGCTAGAGCCTTCACGGGTCAAGGCAAGGCCTAGGGTACTCGTGGACCCCGCGAACGGCGCCACCTACATGGTTACGCCCACCGTGCTGCGAATGCTAGGCGCCAGAGTGGTCACAGTGAACTCTAACCCGGACGGCTTCTTTCCCGGGAGGAGCCCAGAGCCCCGCAAAGATGTCCTCGAGCCCCTCCTGCCCTTCTACCGCGCAGCCAGCCCAGACCTCATACTAGCCCACGACGGTGACGGGGACCGGTTAGCAGTACTTGATCCCCGCGCTGGGTTCGTTAGGCAGGACCGCCTCATAGCCTTCTACGCCGCGCTCTTGCTGAGAGAGCGCAAAGGCACAGTAATAGTGAGCATCGATACGGGTAGGGTGGTTGACGTTGTTGCTGAGAGGCTCGGCGGCCGTGTAGAGCGTTACCGGCTGGGAAAAACCCATGAGAGACTAAAGCAGCTCGGAGCAAGCAATGTGGTTCTCGCAGCAGAGCCCTGGAAGCTAATAGACCCGAGATGGGGGCCCTGGGTTGACGGCGTATGGCAAGCAGCACTAGTAACCAAGACCCTTATCGAGGAAGGCAAGCCCCTGGCCACGCTGCTAGACGAGCTAGGCATACCCGACTACCCCTGGGACCGCAGGAGCTACCTCCTCGAGCCAACGAGCCTACGCGACAAGGTATACGAGGAGCTAGTTGAGGAGCTGAAGAGAGCCCTAGGAGAACCAGCCAAGGTGCTCAGCATCGATGGCATGCGCTACGAGTACGACGACGGCTCCTGGGTACTCGTGAGGAAGAGCGGCACAGAGCCAAAGCTACGGGTCTACAGCGAGGCCGAGACAAGGGACCGGCTCAGAGAAATAGTAGAGACCGTTGACAAGCTCGTTAAAAACGCAGTAGAAAGGCATGGAGGAAAGATAGTTGAGGTAACAATAGGCTAA
- the pyrE gene encoding orotate phosphoribosyltransferase, giving the protein MARQDDSVATVLAGLLIRIGAIKFGEFVLSSGARSPIYVDLRIVPSFPDVFRRVLAMLSGLVASEAGDAETIVGVATGGLPWATGVALSLGLPLAYVRSEKKGYGTGRRVEGVVRGCSVIVDDVATTGSSLASAAEAVREAGGRPCYAVVVVDRGQGAGERLSGLGVRLLRLATLREVLEAAGEEGLVERETVLRVIRELYG; this is encoded by the coding sequence ATGGCTAGACAAGACGATAGCGTAGCCACGGTGCTTGCAGGCCTCCTCATACGCATTGGTGCCATCAAGTTTGGCGAGTTTGTTCTCAGTAGTGGTGCTCGTAGCCCGATCTACGTTGACTTAAGGATTGTGCCTAGTTTTCCCGACGTGTTTAGGCGTGTTCTTGCCATGCTTTCTGGCCTCGTGGCCTCGGAGGCTGGTGATGCCGAGACTATTGTCGGGGTTGCTACCGGTGGGTTGCCGTGGGCTACGGGGGTTGCGCTGAGCCTTGGCCTACCCCTTGCCTATGTTCGCTCGGAGAAGAAGGGTTATGGTACTGGTCGCCGCGTTGAGGGCGTGGTTAGAGGTTGCTCAGTCATAGTTGACGATGTTGCTACTACTGGTTCGAGCCTGGCCTCTGCAGCTGAGGCTGTTAGGGAGGCTGGTGGGAGGCCCTGCTACGCCGTGGTGGTTGTTGATCGCGGGCAGGGTGCGGGTGAGAGGCTTAGTGGGCTCGGTGTTCGGTTGTTGAGGCTGGCCACGCTGAGAGAGGTCTTGGAGGCTGCTGGCGAGGAGGGGCTTGTTGAGAGGGAGACCGTCTTAAGGGTTATAAGGGAGCTATATGGCTGA
- the pyrB gene encoding aspartate carbamoyltransferase: MGSARATWLGRDVISILDFSRDMLEELFLVADEMDRFLRSGRVPRLLEGKLVALAFFEPSTRTRLSFDTAAKRLGAETIGFSGEEGTSIAKGENLADTVRMLDSYADAIVIRHKYEGSALYAAEVAEHPVINAGDGKQHHPTQAMLDLYTVRQLFGSVDGLVYGVLGDLRYGRAATSFILGLTLFRPKKLYLISPPLLRAREEVLEVLRQRGIVFEEAGSLEEVIGGLDVLYVTRIQRERFPDPSEYEKVKGSYRVTRRLLEEHAKPELRVMHPLPRVDEISFDVDETKYAAYFIQARNGVPVRMALLALVLGGWEK, translated from the coding sequence GTGGGCTCGGCTAGAGCCACATGGCTTGGCCGCGACGTTATCAGTATTCTCGATTTCTCTCGCGATATGCTTGAGGAGCTCTTCCTAGTCGCAGACGAGATGGACAGGTTTCTGCGCAGCGGCCGTGTTCCGAGGCTTCTCGAAGGCAAACTGGTGGCGCTGGCTTTCTTCGAGCCCTCTACCCGGACTAGGCTGAGCTTCGACACTGCTGCTAAGAGGCTTGGCGCCGAGACTATCGGGTTTAGCGGGGAGGAGGGAACGAGTATCGCTAAGGGCGAGAACCTGGCCGACACTGTCAGGATGCTCGATAGCTACGCTGACGCGATAGTTATTAGGCACAAGTACGAGGGCTCGGCGCTCTACGCCGCAGAGGTAGCGGAGCACCCCGTCATCAACGCTGGTGATGGGAAGCAGCATCACCCGACGCAGGCTATGCTAGACCTCTATACCGTGAGGCAGCTGTTTGGCTCAGTGGATGGACTGGTGTACGGAGTGCTCGGCGACCTCCGCTATGGTAGGGCGGCGACAAGCTTCATCCTGGGGTTGACGCTGTTTCGTCCCAAGAAGCTCTACCTCATCTCGCCTCCGCTGCTCCGGGCTAGGGAGGAGGTCCTAGAGGTTCTTCGTCAGCGGGGGATCGTGTTCGAGGAGGCGGGCAGCCTGGAGGAAGTGATAGGGGGGCTCGACGTGCTATACGTGACGCGTATTCAGCGGGAGCGCTTCCCGGACCCGAGTGAGTACGAGAAGGTGAAGGGCAGCTACCGGGTTACGCGGAGGCTCCTAGAGGAGCACGCTAAGCCCGAACTCAGGGTTATGCATCCATTGCCACGCGTTGACGAGATAAGCTTTGACGTGGACGAGACCAAGTATGCGGCTTATTTCATCCAAGCCCGTAACGGAGTACCCGTTCGCATGGCCTTGCTAGCCCTTGTCCTCGGAGGGTGGGAGAAATGA
- the pyrI gene encoding aspartate carbamoyltransferase regulatory subunit, whose translation MSPGEALLVRKIRDGTVIDHIPAGRALVVLRILGITGREGLRVAVVMNVESRRLGRKDIVKIENRHLRPEEVNKIALVAPTATINIVRDYEVVEKKRVELPSIVEGILKCTNPTCITRKPREPVKPRFRVLSRRPLRLQCMYCGTIVSEDDVVKQLIGG comes from the coding sequence ATGAGCCCCGGGGAAGCACTCCTCGTCCGCAAGATACGCGACGGGACAGTCATAGACCATATTCCTGCCGGGAGAGCCTTAGTAGTGCTGAGGATCCTCGGCATAACGGGGAGGGAGGGCCTCAGAGTAGCCGTTGTGATGAATGTTGAGAGCCGCAGGCTTGGCCGCAAGGACATAGTTAAGATTGAGAATAGGCATCTCCGCCCCGAAGAGGTTAACAAGATAGCGTTGGTCGCGCCAACCGCTACTATAAACATTGTGCGCGACTACGAGGTTGTTGAGAAGAAGCGCGTAGAGCTACCCAGCATCGTCGAGGGTATATTGAAGTGCACTAACCCCACGTGTATTACGAGGAAGCCCAGGGAGCCCGTGAAGCCCAGGTTCAGGGTGCTGAGCCGCCGTCCTCTGCGTTTGCAGTGCATGTACTGTGGGACCATTGTGTCTGAAGATGATGTTGTGAAGCAGTTAATAGGCGGGTAG
- a CDS encoding iron-sulfur cluster-binding protein, which translates to MGVTRAGLRRAAGLPRYRYTSLGLGRVVWRSKRGIILEYRYLGDSVDILPGQFVHFWVPGYEAIPLTPLYSDEDVVVFLVAERGPTTRKIVQDPPRYAGVIAPLGRPVNPTGPRILLVAGGVGVASVASIARSAVERGLETVLVYGARSGDELAPIEPYVGDVETLYATEDGSKGVRGTVIDALVEEELRGFSEAYAAGPPAMLCRLYELQQERRIADRLYMAPERVIRCGLGFCGKCAIPGTTKLLCRDGAFLDSKELSQWVRMGCPVNG; encoded by the coding sequence ATGGGTGTTACCCGGGCTGGGCTGCGGAGGGCAGCGGGGCTTCCGCGGTATAGGTATACTAGTCTGGGGCTAGGCCGCGTAGTTTGGCGGAGCAAGCGTGGCATTATCCTAGAGTACCGCTACCTTGGCGACTCCGTGGATATTTTGCCTGGCCAGTTTGTCCATTTCTGGGTACCAGGCTACGAGGCTATACCGCTCACCCCGCTATATAGTGACGAAGATGTTGTAGTGTTCCTGGTAGCCGAGAGGGGGCCTACTACGCGAAAAATCGTACAAGACCCGCCACGCTACGCGGGAGTAATAGCGCCTCTGGGCAGGCCCGTGAACCCCACTGGGCCGAGGATCCTGCTCGTCGCAGGCGGTGTTGGAGTTGCCTCCGTTGCATCGATCGCTAGGAGTGCGGTGGAGAGGGGGCTGGAAACCGTCCTCGTCTATGGCGCTAGGAGTGGGGACGAGCTGGCGCCCATAGAGCCCTATGTCGGCGACGTGGAGACCTTGTACGCGACCGAGGATGGGAGCAAGGGTGTTCGCGGAACAGTCATCGATGCCTTGGTGGAGGAGGAGCTCCGGGGGTTCAGCGAGGCCTATGCAGCTGGGCCTCCCGCTATGCTTTGCAGGCTCTACGAGCTCCAGCAAGAACGTAGGATAGCTGATAGGCTCTACATGGCTCCGGAGAGGGTTATTCGGTGCGGGCTAGGGTTTTGCGGTAAGTGCGCCATACCAGGCACCACTAAGCTACTGTGCAGGGACGGTGCCTTCCTAGACTCCAAAGAGCTCTCCCAGTGGGTCAGGATGGGGTGCCCCGTTAACGGCTAG